One stretch of Candidatus Hydrogenedentota bacterium DNA includes these proteins:
- a CDS encoding ABC transporter substrate-binding protein, with protein sequence MQLRIGHSPDPDDAFMFYGFASGQVAVPGYDIEHVLGDIQSLNERAASGDPLEVTALSLHAFLHLENRYALLEVGTSVGRRYGPRLVARHAAPIEALAGKRIALPGPKTTATLIARGLLPPFHEIHMDFIHIMGAVASGAVDAGVIIHEGQLTFAEHGLALLADLGELFAHRHNGLPLPLGVNCVRGDLAPELRGAIAHAYRRSVEIALAQRSAAVEYSLRFARGLSRELADQFVGMYVNEDSLAFHDELREAVRVIREQYLRSAA encoded by the coding sequence ATGCAATTGCGTATTGGACACAGCCCGGACCCGGACGACGCGTTCATGTTCTACGGTTTTGCCTCGGGGCAGGTGGCCGTACCGGGTTACGACATCGAGCACGTGCTCGGCGATATCCAGTCGCTCAACGAGCGCGCAGCGAGCGGCGACCCGCTCGAAGTGACCGCCCTGTCGCTGCACGCATTTCTCCATCTTGAAAATCGCTATGCACTGCTCGAAGTGGGAACGAGCGTAGGCCGCCGTTACGGTCCGCGGCTTGTCGCGCGGCATGCCGCGCCGATCGAAGCACTCGCAGGCAAACGCATCGCGTTGCCGGGGCCAAAAACCACGGCCACGCTCATCGCACGCGGATTGCTGCCGCCCTTCCATGAAATTCACATGGACTTCATCCACATCATGGGCGCCGTCGCGTCCGGCGCGGTGGACGCGGGCGTAATCATTCACGAAGGGCAATTGACCTTCGCCGAACACGGGCTTGCGCTGCTGGCCGACCTTGGCGAACTGTTCGCGCATCGGCACAACGGCCTGCCGCTGCCGCTCGGCGTCAATTGCGTGCGCGGCGACCTCGCGCCGGAGCTGCGCGGCGCCATTGCGCACGCCTATCGCAGGTCCGTCGAAATCGCGTTAGCTCAGCGCAGCGCCGCGGTCGAGTACAGCCTCAGGTTTGCGCGGGGGCTTTCCCGGGAATTGGCGGATCAATTCGTAGGGATGTACGTAAATGAGGACAGCCTGGCGTTCCACGACGAATTGCGCGAGGCCGTTCGGGTCATTCGCGAGCAGTACCTGCGCTCCGCCGCATGA
- a CDS encoding CofH family radical SAM protein, with the protein MTPEETEPPGPRLRREEALTLLRQTPLLELGRRAFDRKRARYGDCVTYVRNRHVNPTNLCVYSCKFCDFAAKKGDEHAYLLSEEEVLGSLADPDLRETHIVGGLWPKWGFDRSIALVRRIRAARPDLYIKAFTAVEVAYFARMERTDVESVLRAMIDAGVDLMPGGGAEVLSERVHRELFPDKIGPEEWLKIHEKAHCLGLPSNATLLFGHTETDEETVDHLLRIRDLEDRAPGFQSFVPLAYQPGTTQVAPRPASAPRCLRIMALARLALDNVPHIKAYTPALGVETAVAALTFGADDLDGTLGQERIMQLAGTASPASLTAQLMDRMIRQAGQAPVERDGLFRPVRGETAQLVSV; encoded by the coding sequence ATGACACCAGAAGAAACGGAACCACCGGGGCCTAGACTCCGCCGCGAAGAGGCGTTGACGCTCCTGCGCCAAACGCCCCTGCTAGAACTGGGCCGCCGTGCGTTCGACCGGAAACGGGCGCGTTACGGCGACTGCGTGACATATGTGCGCAACCGTCACGTTAATCCCACTAATCTCTGCGTTTATTCCTGCAAATTCTGCGATTTTGCCGCAAAGAAGGGTGATGAACACGCCTATTTGCTCTCTGAAGAAGAGGTTCTGGGCAGCCTGGCCGACCCGGACCTCCGGGAAACGCACATCGTCGGCGGTTTGTGGCCCAAGTGGGGTTTCGACCGCTCGATCGCGCTGGTGCGCCGCATCCGGGCTGCGCGGCCCGACCTGTACATCAAAGCGTTTACCGCCGTCGAGGTTGCCTATTTCGCGCGGATGGAGCGTACCGATGTCGAGTCCGTGCTCCGCGCCATGATCGACGCAGGGGTGGACCTCATGCCGGGCGGAGGTGCGGAAGTGCTCAGCGAGCGAGTTCACAGAGAACTCTTCCCGGACAAGATCGGGCCCGAGGAGTGGTTGAAGATCCACGAGAAAGCCCATTGCCTCGGTCTGCCCAGCAACGCGACGCTGCTTTTCGGCCACACCGAGACCGACGAGGAGACCGTGGACCACCTGCTTCGAATTCGTGACCTGGAAGACCGCGCTCCCGGCTTTCAGAGTTTCGTTCCGCTTGCGTATCAGCCTGGCACAACGCAGGTCGCGCCCCGGCCGGCGAGCGCGCCGCGATGCCTGCGCATCATGGCTTTGGCGCGGCTGGCGCTCGATAACGTGCCGCATATCAAGGCCTATACGCCGGCGCTGGGCGTAGAGACGGCCGTGGCCGCGCTCACGTTTGGCGCGGACGACCTCGACGGCACGCTCGGACAGGAACGCATCATGCAATTGGCCGGAACCGCATCCCCGGCGTCGCTCACGGCCCAACTCATGGACCGCATGATCCGCCAGGCGGGGCAAGCCCCCGTCGAACGCGACGGCCTGTTCCGTCCGGTGCGCGGGGAAACCGCTCAGCTCGTTTCCGTCTAA
- the mqnC gene encoding dehypoxanthine futalosine cyclase, whose translation MGQERIGAREALYLLQDAPQLTLMEQADAVRRAKHPGNDVTFVIDTNPNYTNICVTGCAFCSFYRKEGHPDAYTLTPEQVAEKVARAQACGATTVLLQGGHNPALRFSYYLGLIAEIQKAAPGIHLHLFSPPEIAHIAETSNMAWETVLRAFWDAGMRTMPGGGAEILVDEVRRGVSPKKISSDTWLDIMRTAHRVGLKTSATMTYGHRESPEHIIEHLMRLRRLQDETGGFYAFIPWSFKPGHSPLRRLVGEEELPSLYVRVIAAARLVLDNVPHIQASWFGEGWRAGQLALHAGADDFGGLLLEEHVLQQAKHGVATSLEALLTTIRDAGFTPVQRTTAYDILRRFDDLPNAFAGPLSCARGNDGAPRLDTALAGAV comes from the coding sequence ATGGGTCAAGAGCGCATAGGGGCCCGCGAAGCCTTGTATTTGCTGCAGGACGCGCCGCAGTTGACGCTGATGGAGCAGGCGGACGCAGTGCGCCGCGCGAAACATCCGGGCAACGATGTCACGTTTGTCATCGACACAAACCCGAACTACACGAATATCTGCGTGACCGGCTGCGCCTTTTGCAGCTTCTACCGCAAGGAAGGCCATCCGGATGCATACACGCTGACGCCGGAGCAGGTGGCGGAGAAGGTCGCGCGCGCCCAGGCTTGCGGCGCCACCACCGTCCTGTTACAGGGCGGTCACAATCCCGCGCTGCGCTTCTCGTACTACCTCGGCCTGATTGCCGAAATTCAAAAGGCCGCACCAGGCATTCACCTGCACCTGTTTTCGCCGCCGGAAATCGCGCACATCGCCGAAACAAGCAACATGGCCTGGGAAACCGTGCTGCGCGCGTTCTGGGACGCAGGCATGCGCACCATGCCGGGCGGCGGCGCGGAAATCCTCGTCGATGAAGTGCGGCGCGGCGTTTCGCCGAAGAAGATTTCGAGCGATACGTGGCTGGACATCATGCGCACGGCGCATCGTGTCGGCTTGAAGACGAGCGCCACCATGACCTACGGCCACCGCGAATCGCCGGAGCACATCATCGAGCACCTGATGCGCCTGCGCCGTTTGCAGGACGAAACGGGCGGTTTCTACGCCTTCATCCCCTGGAGTTTCAAGCCCGGCCATTCGCCGCTGCGGCGGCTGGTCGGGGAAGAGGAACTGCCCAGTCTCTACGTGCGCGTGATTGCCGCCGCGCGGCTCGTGCTCGACAATGTTCCGCATATCCAGGCCTCGTGGTTCGGCGAAGGCTGGCGCGCGGGCCAACTGGCGCTGCATGCGGGCGCGGACGACTTCGGCGGACTGTTGCTGGAAGAACACGTGCTGCAACAGGCGAAGCATGGGGTAGCCACGTCCCTTGAAGCCCTGCTGACGACGATCCGCGACGCGGGCTTCACGCCCGTCCAGCGGACGACTGCTTACGACATCCTGCGCCGCTTCGACGATCTCCCAAACGCCTTTGCGGGACCGCTTTCCTGCGCGCGCGGCAACGACGGCGCACCGCGGCTGGATACGGCGCTCGCAGGCGCGGTCTGA
- a CDS encoding MMPL family transporter, translating to MSARAKPHPGRRLLDLAGYTLLLLSVAAVPLAFRVGIDNRLERWLEPEGDAARQYERFRSFFGSDEFVLVAYAGREILDEPGLDAQVAALERIEGIAGVLRVWGVPAVYRDFFGAEDLDAFREDMLATPFFQDFVISADGSVAGIFIEAAPAAGPLGRRELVHAIETAVEPLRQYGYGVHLAGSPALNAVLDETSERESARIFPIAAVCAALVLALQFRSVRATVVCGACAGLSLVLTLGAMGLSGRSMNMVTSVLPALLWVLALANVVHILRRYQHHRPECTTSGAAMERALRETALPCTIAAVTTACGFGALLTADMEPVRELGVFAALGMMVSLAVSLGVAPLLARWLRVPAHSPRTRVGGWTDALAGLASRRSGMVLIAGGVLGTASLIAVCWVRTEADPLTFLPADSPAVRDYRFVGERLTGFYTIEMLVDAPDGWLDRGVWGALDGAARQLEAVPGVARVLSPVDLLKKLNQWDHAPDSGYYRLPEDESAAGQLLAGLDDAGRAQLARFVTSEGRAVRLSVLVRVMASPQFLEILRAAERAMDALPRPLTGCVTGMVPRLVHAQLNLVLMQLRSFSLAFVVVFLCILAGLRSWRLTLLAIPPNLLPVLAAFAIMAAAGIALDAATVMMASVAVGIAVDNTAHLVTAYRQDRRAGAGKEAALRTTLRHVAPAMVIATVTSCCGFFALCASTFVPIQYFGLLAGAAMIAALAADLVMTPALIFRYGDKAT from the coding sequence ATGAGCGCGCGCGCGAAACCTCACCCCGGCAGACGCCTCCTGGACCTTGCAGGCTACACGTTGCTCTTGCTTTCCGTCGCGGCGGTTCCCCTCGCGTTCCGTGTGGGCATTGACAACCGGCTGGAGCGGTGGCTGGAACCCGAGGGCGACGCCGCGCGGCAGTATGAGCGGTTCCGCAGCTTCTTCGGCAGCGACGAATTTGTTCTCGTCGCGTACGCGGGGCGCGAAATACTTGATGAGCCGGGCCTAGATGCGCAGGTCGCCGCGCTTGAACGGATTGAGGGGATTGCGGGCGTGCTGCGGGTCTGGGGGGTGCCGGCCGTATACCGGGATTTCTTCGGCGCGGAGGATTTGGATGCGTTCCGCGAAGACATGCTCGCGACACCCTTTTTTCAGGACTTCGTGATTTCCGCCGACGGCTCCGTGGCGGGAATATTCATTGAAGCGGCTCCGGCCGCCGGACCGCTGGGCCGGCGCGAACTGGTGCATGCTATCGAGACAGCCGTCGAACCGCTGCGGCAATACGGCTATGGGGTGCATCTTGCAGGTTCGCCCGCCTTGAATGCCGTATTAGATGAGACCTCGGAACGCGAGTCGGCTCGCATTTTCCCTATTGCCGCGGTATGCGCCGCGCTTGTGCTGGCGCTGCAATTCCGGTCCGTGCGCGCGACGGTGGTTTGTGGTGCGTGCGCCGGGCTCTCGCTTGTGCTCACCCTGGGCGCGATGGGCCTTTCCGGCCGGTCCATGAACATGGTCACGTCCGTGCTGCCTGCCTTGCTCTGGGTGCTTGCGCTCGCGAATGTCGTGCATATCTTGCGCCGGTATCAGCACCACCGGCCTGAGTGCACAACATCCGGCGCCGCGATGGAAAGGGCTTTGCGCGAAACTGCGTTGCCCTGCACAATCGCCGCGGTCACGACCGCGTGCGGGTTCGGCGCGTTGCTCACGGCGGACATGGAGCCGGTCCGCGAACTCGGGGTATTCGCGGCGCTCGGCATGATGGTGTCGCTGGCGGTCAGCCTCGGGGTCGCGCCGCTGCTGGCGCGGTGGCTGCGCGTGCCCGCGCACTCGCCGCGGACGCGCGTCGGGGGCTGGACGGACGCGCTGGCCGGGCTTGCCTCGCGGCGTTCGGGCATGGTGCTCATCGCGGGCGGGGTGCTGGGAACGGCCTCATTGATTGCCGTGTGCTGGGTGCGCACGGAAGCGGACCCGCTCACGTTCCTGCCGGCCGATTCGCCTGCGGTGCGCGATTACCGGTTTGTCGGCGAACGGCTGACGGGATTCTACACGATCGAGATGCTGGTCGATGCGCCGGATGGCTGGCTCGACCGCGGCGTGTGGGGTGCGCTCGACGGCGCGGCCAGGCAATTGGAGGCCGTGCCGGGCGTGGCCCGCGTGTTATCGCCGGTGGACCTGCTGAAGAAGCTCAATCAGTGGGACCACGCCCCCGATTCCGGATACTATCGGCTGCCGGAAGACGAGTCGGCAGCGGGGCAATTGCTTGCCGGGCTTGATGATGCGGGCCGCGCGCAGTTGGCCCGGTTTGTGACCAGCGAGGGCCGGGCCGTCCGCCTGTCGGTGCTGGTGCGTGTCATGGCGTCGCCGCAATTCCTGGAAATACTGCGCGCGGCGGAACGGGCCATGGACGCGCTGCCGCGGCCCTTGACGGGATGCGTGACGGGTATGGTTCCGCGACTGGTTCACGCCCAACTTAACCTCGTGCTCATGCAGTTACGGAGTTTCAGCCTGGCATTTGTGGTCGTCTTCCTGTGCATCCTGGCCGGGTTGCGCTCCTGGCGGCTGACGCTGCTCGCGATCCCGCCGAACCTTTTGCCGGTGCTCGCGGCATTTGCGATTATGGCCGCGGCCGGTATTGCTCTCGACGCCGCTACGGTCATGATGGCCAGTGTGGCCGTCGGCATTGCCGTAGACAACACGGCGCACCTGGTCACGGCCTACCGGCAGGACCGCCGCGCAGGAGCCGGGAAGGAAGCAGCATTGCGCACCACGCTGCGGCACGTGGCTCCCGCCATGGTTATCGCAACGGTTACGTCGTGTTGCGGGTTCTTCGCGTTGTGCGCGTCGACCTTCGTGCCGATACAATACTTCGGGTTGCTGGCCGGAGCGGCGATGATCGCGGCGCTGGCCGCCGACCTGGTAATGACGCCGGCGCTGATTTTCCGGTATGGGGACAAGGCAACATGA
- a CDS encoding SCP2 sterol-binding domain-containing protein yields MADTIAGAERYFTEFLPRIHGQLLLEDLKTLSVCFEIAVSDGAGAPWRLVVEEGRLVQAGPDEPEPVCRFTLDAGTLLEVVAGHIAPQEAFFDMRIQLEGDIEMGLKLSTVLAPFFQRFPYMP; encoded by the coding sequence ATGGCGGACACGATCGCAGGCGCAGAACGTTACTTCACCGAATTCCTGCCGCGCATCCATGGCCAATTGCTGCTCGAGGACTTGAAGACGCTTTCTGTCTGCTTCGAGATCGCGGTTAGCGACGGGGCCGGTGCGCCGTGGCGTTTGGTGGTGGAGGAGGGACGGCTGGTTCAGGCTGGTCCTGACGAACCGGAGCCGGTCTGCCGCTTCACTCTGGACGCGGGCACGCTGCTCGAGGTCGTTGCGGGGCACATTGCGCCGCAGGAAGCCTTCTTCGACATGCGCATCCAACTGGAGGGCGACATCGAGATGGGGCTGAAACTGAGTACGGTGCTCGCGCCCTTCTTCCAGCGGTTTCCGTATATGCCATGA